From a region of the Longimicrobium sp. genome:
- a CDS encoding MoxR family ATPase, with the protein MTQPSPYAPPGAPPRAAFLDRIIHEMHRRVVGQDYMVERLLIGLLTGGHVLFEGLPGLAKTLAVRTLADTFDATFARIQFTPDLLPADVVGTTIYNQRTGEFVPHRGPIFAHIVLADEVNRAPAKVQAALLEAMQEKQVTIGGETYPLPTPFLVLATQNPIEQVGTYPLPEAQVDRFMLKVRVGYPTREEEKEILRRMSTGADIPVEPVATPADVLAAREAIGQLYLDDRIADYVLDLVAATREPKRFGAGELAPLIEYGASPRATLALAACSRAHAYLRGRGFVTPEDVKAIAPDVLRHRIVTTYEAEAEEVTSEDIVRRVLRAVRVP; encoded by the coding sequence ATGACACAGCCGTCGCCGTACGCCCCGCCGGGCGCCCCTCCCCGGGCCGCGTTCCTGGACCGCATCATCCACGAGATGCACCGCCGTGTGGTGGGGCAGGACTACATGGTCGAGCGGCTGCTCATCGGCCTGCTCACCGGCGGCCACGTGCTGTTCGAGGGGCTGCCCGGCCTGGCCAAGACGCTCGCCGTCCGCACCCTGGCAGACACCTTCGACGCCACGTTCGCGCGCATCCAGTTCACCCCGGACCTGCTGCCGGCAGACGTGGTGGGCACCACCATCTACAACCAGCGCACGGGCGAGTTCGTCCCGCACCGCGGCCCCATCTTCGCCCACATCGTCCTGGCCGACGAGGTGAACCGCGCGCCCGCCAAGGTGCAGGCCGCGCTGCTGGAGGCCATGCAGGAAAAGCAGGTGACCATCGGCGGCGAAACGTACCCGCTGCCGACGCCCTTCCTGGTCCTGGCCACGCAGAACCCCATCGAGCAGGTGGGCACCTATCCGCTCCCCGAGGCGCAGGTAGACCGCTTCATGCTCAAGGTGCGCGTGGGCTATCCCACCCGCGAAGAGGAAAAGGAGATCCTGCGGCGGATGTCGACCGGCGCCGACATCCCCGTGGAGCCCGTCGCCACCCCCGCGGACGTGCTGGCGGCGCGCGAAGCCATCGGCCAGCTGTACCTGGACGACCGCATCGCCGACTACGTCCTGGACCTGGTGGCCGCCACCCGCGAGCCCAAGCGCTTCGGGGCGGGGGAGCTGGCGCCGCTCATCGAGTACGGTGCGTCACCGCGGGCCACGCTTGCGCTGGCCGCCTGCTCGCGCGCCCATGCGTACCTGCGTGGCCGCGGCTTCGTGACGCCCGAGGACGTAAAGGCCATCGCGCCCGACGTGCTGCGCCACCGCATCGTCACCACCTACGAGGCCGAGGCCGAAGAAGTCACCTCCGAAGACATCGTCCGGCGCGTGCTGCGGGCCGTGCGCGTTCCCTGA
- a CDS encoding HEAT repeat domain-containing protein: MPSANTPSRQLVDLAKAFALGEFYPLTHPTLTQALLNLATTLLATGEYLEIRLSPGAVTVNGTHGPRSGHVDRFVHRLAEHGVSSIALRHDVGAESLGRFLSAAALPPRIAKAAGGLAAAMTAAGAARVALDGHWIQSPPVVVSTVAGQGSRVEGLEPGIALWSAHDMYEQVRDSAVRVEHENTDELRRLVRESSTESERLIVLNRLEFVAQYCVSREMMGRGVALIQDLRHDAEELRGRNPAARGMVMLAMHRVANRALIEELVTRLGKARSEDERASLRSTLLHIGADTVSPLVRSLVAATDVSARRAYRDALVALDQVGVPLLEDMVGDERWFVVRNMVGILGEIRSADAVDHFRRTIEHSDARVRRETILALSKIGGEEAVPLLAKGLNDKEPSLRAAAALGMGLTKLSTAVTPLLARLAQETDQDTQVEVIRALGRVGDPRAVPVLAERASAGGFFHRTPAPIRVEAVRALADVGGEPARAVLQRLLKDRNDQVREAVFAALAKE; encoded by the coding sequence ATGCCCTCGGCAAACACACCCTCGCGCCAACTCGTGGACCTCGCCAAGGCCTTTGCCCTGGGCGAGTTCTATCCGCTCACGCATCCCACGCTCACCCAGGCGCTGCTGAACCTGGCGACGACCCTGCTCGCCACGGGCGAGTACCTGGAGATCCGCCTGTCGCCCGGCGCGGTGACCGTGAACGGTACGCACGGGCCGCGGTCGGGCCACGTGGACCGCTTCGTCCACCGCCTGGCCGAGCACGGCGTTTCATCCATCGCCCTTCGCCACGACGTGGGAGCCGAGTCGCTGGGCCGCTTCCTGTCCGCCGCGGCCCTTCCGCCGCGGATCGCGAAGGCGGCTGGGGGACTGGCGGCTGCGATGACGGCGGCCGGGGCGGCGCGCGTCGCCCTGGATGGGCATTGGATTCAATCGCCGCCGGTGGTGGTCAGCACGGTCGCCGGGCAGGGCAGCAGGGTGGAGGGGCTGGAGCCGGGGATCGCGCTGTGGAGCGCGCACGACATGTACGAGCAGGTGCGCGACTCCGCGGTGCGCGTGGAGCACGAGAACACCGACGAGCTGCGCCGGCTGGTACGCGAGTCATCGACGGAATCCGAGCGCCTTATCGTGCTCAACCGCCTGGAGTTCGTGGCGCAGTACTGCGTTTCGCGGGAGATGATGGGCCGAGGCGTGGCGCTGATCCAGGACCTGCGCCACGACGCCGAGGAACTGCGCGGCCGCAACCCCGCGGCGCGCGGAATGGTGATGCTTGCGATGCACCGCGTGGCCAACCGCGCGCTGATCGAGGAACTGGTGACGCGGCTGGGCAAGGCGCGCAGCGAGGACGAGCGCGCAAGCCTTCGCTCCACCCTGCTTCACATCGGCGCCGACACGGTGTCGCCGCTGGTGCGCTCGCTGGTGGCGGCGACGGACGTCTCGGCGCGGCGGGCGTACCGCGACGCGCTGGTGGCGCTGGACCAGGTGGGCGTGCCGCTGCTGGAAGACATGGTCGGCGACGAGCGCTGGTTCGTGGTCCGCAACATGGTTGGCATTCTGGGAGAGATCCGCAGCGCCGACGCCGTGGACCACTTCCGCCGCACCATCGAGCACTCCGACGCGCGGGTGCGCCGCGAGACGATCCTGGCGCTCTCCAAGATCGGTGGCGAAGAGGCGGTGCCGCTGCTGGCGAAGGGGCTGAACGACAAGGAGCCCAGCCTGCGCGCGGCGGCGGCGCTGGGGATGGGGCTGACCAAGCTGTCGACGGCCGTCACGCCGCTGCTGGCGCGGCTGGCACAGGAAACGGACCAGGACACGCAGGTGGAGGTGATCCGCGCGCTGGGCCGGGTGGGCGACCCGCGCGCGGTTCCCGTCCTGGCGGAGCGCGCCTCGGCGGGCGGATTCTTTCACCGCACGCCGGCCCCGATTCGCGTGGAGGCGGTGCGCGCCCTGGCCGACGTGGGGGGCGAGCCGGCCCGCGCGGTGCTGCAGCGGCTGCTGAAGGACCGCAACGACCAGGTGCGCGAGGCGGTGTTCGCGGCGCTCGCGAAGGAGTGA
- a CDS encoding DUF58 domain-containing protein, translating to MSLLSRFRRSPAPAPSPDDARPPALADVMRQVRRIDLRTRGLVASQFSGEYHSVFKGQGIEFVEVREYVPGDDVRTIDWNVSARTGTTYVKKYVEERELTVLLAVDLSGSQRFGTRGRFKSEMVAEVAATLAMSAIRNNDRVGLMVFTDRVEAFVPPRKGRRHVLRIIRDLLVFRPAGQGTDLAAALRHAVRVMRSRSIVFLISDFQLSEARARFETAIALAAARHDVVPVVLGDPADGTIPDVGVLRMQDPETGDLIWVDTGYDDVRKRFADDVRDERAALTKIFRRLGVEPIELRTDAPVSTAVLSFFRRRERRLRR from the coding sequence ATGTCGCTGCTGTCCCGCTTCCGCCGGTCCCCCGCGCCCGCGCCGTCCCCGGACGACGCGCGGCCGCCCGCGCTGGCGGACGTGATGCGCCAGGTTCGGCGCATCGACCTGCGCACGCGCGGGCTCGTCGCGTCGCAGTTCAGCGGCGAGTACCACTCGGTGTTCAAGGGGCAGGGGATCGAGTTCGTGGAGGTGCGCGAGTACGTGCCGGGCGACGACGTGCGGACCATTGACTGGAACGTCAGCGCCCGCACTGGAACCACGTACGTCAAGAAGTACGTGGAGGAGCGTGAGTTGACGGTGCTCCTGGCCGTGGACCTGTCCGGCTCGCAGCGGTTCGGCACGCGCGGCCGGTTCAAGAGCGAGATGGTGGCCGAAGTAGCCGCCACGCTCGCCATGTCGGCCATCCGCAACAACGACCGCGTGGGATTGATGGTGTTCACCGACCGGGTGGAGGCATTCGTTCCGCCGCGAAAGGGACGCCGCCACGTCCTCCGCATCATCCGCGACCTGCTGGTGTTCCGCCCCGCGGGGCAGGGGACGGACCTGGCCGCCGCGCTGCGCCACGCCGTACGGGTGATGCGTTCGCGCTCCATCGTCTTTCTGATCAGCGACTTCCAGCTGTCCGAGGCACGCGCCCGCTTCGAGACGGCCATCGCCCTCGCCGCCGCGCGCCACGACGTCGTCCCCGTGGTCTTGGGCGACCCGGCGGATGGCACCATTCCCGACGTGGGCGTGCTGAGGATGCAGGACCCGGAGACCGGCGATCTCATCTGGGTAGATACGGGATATGATGACGTGCGGAAGCGGTTCGCGGACGACGTGCGCGACGAGCGGGCGGCGTTGACGAAGATCTTCCGCCGCCTGGGCGTGGAGCCGATCGAACTGCGCACCGACGCGCCCGTCTCCACCGCGGTCCTCTCGTTCTTCCGCCGCCGCGAGCGCCGCCTCCGGCGATGA